One Synechocystis sp. LKSZ1 genomic window, GGCGATTCCGATGGTCATGGGGTCCAATGTCGGCACAACCGTCACCAATACCCTGGTCAGCCTGGCCCAAGGGGGCGATCAGGAGGATTTTGAACGGGCCTTTGGGGCGGCCACGGTACATGACTTTTTTAATCTTTGGAGTCTGTTGCTCTTTTTCCCCCTCGAACTAACCACCCATGGGCTAGAGCACCTGGCCTTAGCTGGCAGTCACTGGCTCCAGGGGATGAGTCTGCCAGGCCTTACGGGCTTTAATCCCATTCAGGCCTCAACTCAGCCCCTTGTCCATTTAGCCATGACAGTTATCCATCCCCTACCCTCAGTCTGGGGCGGTCTGGCCCTGCTGGTAGGGGGAATGTTGCTGATTTTTCTAAGTATTGGCGGTCTAGGTCGTCTGTTGAAGCAGTTACTTTTGGGGCCCGCCCAAGGCCTACTCAAACGAGTTCTGGGGCAAAGCGGCATTCTGGCCCTGGGGGCTGGCCTGTTGATTACAGTGCTCGTCCAATCTTCCTCCACTACCACCAGCTTGATCGTTCCTTTGGCTGGCCTCGGCCTCCTAAGTCTCGAAGAAGTCTATCCCTTCACCCTGGGGGCCAATGTGGGGACTTGTTTAACGGCTCTGTTGGCGGCCCTGGCCGTGACCCAAAATCCTGAGGCGGCCCTGGCCATTGCCCTGGTACATCTATTGTTTAACATCGGCGGCGTGCTGGTCTTCTACGGCTTGCCCGGATTGCGAAAACTGCCCCTGGTCTGTGCCCGTCGTCTGGCTCACTTTGCCGCTCATCGTCGTTACTGGGCCCTGATTTACCTGCTTGCGGTCTTCTTTCTCCTACCGGGTTGCGGCCTCCTGCTGTCCTTGCCGAGGTCGTGAATTGAATGGCAGACTAGGAAAAATTCCTATTGCTTCCAAACCATGGCTTTAACTCCCTCCACCATGCTGCCCCTGGGAACCCAGGCCCCCGACTTTACCCTGCCCGATGTCGTCTCCGGCCAAACCATTTCCCTAGCCACCTTTGCAGAGGCAAAGGGCCTGCTGGTGATGTTTATTTGTCGTCATTGCCCCTTTGTTAAACATATTCAGGCGGAATTAGCCCAGTTAGGCCAGGATTATCTTCCCCAGGGCCTGGGCATGGTGGCCATCAGCGCCAACGATGCCGAAAAGTACCCCGACGATGCCCCAGCCAGCCTCAAAGCCATGGCCGAAAGTTTGAGCTTTACCTTTCCCCTCTGTTTCGATGAAAGCCAAGCCGTCGCCCTAGCTTACCAAGCGGCCTGTACTCCCGACTTTTTCCTTTTTGATGGCCAACGTCGTTTAGTCTACCGAGGCCAACTTGATGACAGCCGCCCCAGCAATGGCCTTCCTGTGACCGGCCAGGATCTGCGCCAAGCCATTCAGGCCCTGTTAGCTGGTCAGCCCATTAATCCCGACCAGAAACCCAGCATTGGTTGCAATATCAAATGGAAAGCCGGCCAAGAACCGGCCCTAGCCTAACGCTAGTCTGGCCCTTTTCTAGCGTGCTATAGGGAATATTGATTCAATTCCTTCTTTAAATCGCCAAAGCTTTCGTCTCGCAGGCCTCCAATTTCTTTGCTTCCTCTCGTTTAGACGAGAGTATAAATCATTCGCTTGTCCACCAGTCATTTCTGTACTAAGTCTATTGTTCATACCCAATCTCTGAAGCCTAACCACACCAATAAATCTACCCATCCCCTCCTGTGCAAGAGGAGGGGACGTAAGAAGAATTCGTACAATAGACCGGCGCTAGTTAGTGCCCAATGATCTAACGGATAAAAACCTGGTTTATAAGGAGGTATAAATACAACTGAGCAGATGTGGGATTGTTATTTTGATTGATGGCAACTGCATCATTTTTAATCTTTGCTTCCATCGTTCAATACTTCTGTGCGAAAAGATATGATGAAGGTCAAACAGATTCTATGGATTGGCACAACCTTGATTGGCGTATTAATGGCACTGATTTACTGGTATGTGTTTGTAGCCGGTGCCCCTCAGCTTGATGCACCTACCATTGTTCAAAGCAAGAATTTTAGCTTTCAGGTAGAAACCTTTAACAGTACGGCAATGGGGGCCCCCCGACGCTATGGTGTGATCTTGCCGCCAAACTACGAAAAGCAGCCTCAACAGAGCTATCCCGTAATTTTTCTGCTCCACGGTGGACATGATGATGAGCGGGCGTTTTATGACAAATATGGCCTCACCTCAGTGCTGGATCAGCTTTACCGCAAGGGACAACTATCTCCCGCTATTCTAATCAGCCCGGATGGTAATGATAATCGAGGGTCTAGCCCAATTTGGGATCCCCAGTATTTTGATGGTCCAAATGGAAACGTAGGGACGTTGATTGGGGTAGAACTGCCACAGGTGATTAAATCCCGCTATCGCACCTTGAATGATCCCAAGTATTGGGCCATAGGAGGCGTATCGTCTGGAGGTTGGGGCGCTTACAATATTGGCTTGCGGCACCTTAATACCTTCCACATTTTTTTCAGTCACACTGGTTATTTCACCGATAGTAGCGGAACTAAGAATAGTCCAAATCAATTTATCCGGCAGATTCCCAGGACTCAGCTTCAGATAATTCGCGCCTATCTAGATGGAGGTCAAAGCGACACCGATTTGCTAGCATCAACTCAACAATTTCATCAAACGTTAAACCACCTAGGGGTTGCCAATGAATTTCATGCCTTTCCAGGTGGGCATGGGTTAACTGGGGCGGACTATGGCTGGAACTATTTCCATAAACATCTTGTAGATTCTCTAAGCTACGTAGGTAGACAATTTAAACAAGCGGGGGTGAGATGATGCGATCGGTCAGAAGCGCATTGCAATCACCTCATCCTCGATTTTGGCTCTGGAGTGTCACTCTACTGACAGCGGGGATGGGTCTTGTCAACCTAGTCTCTGCAGTGACGCCTAGCCTACACGATCGGGTCCGATGGTTAGAAGATTTTTTTCCCTTTCCGGTGCGGGCGGGGGCACATATATTTGCTGCCGTGATTGGTTTTTTGCTATTAATACTGTCTGCAAATCTGCTCAGACGAAAACGGACTGCCTGGTTGCTCACGATTGCCCTGTTGACGCTTTCGATCATTAGTCATTTAATCAAAGGCTGGGATTACGAGGAAAGTATTCTGGCGGGAGTGTTGCTAGTGCAGCTTGTGCTGATGCGTCAGCAGTTTACAGCTCAGTCTGATCGCCCTTCCGTTGCCCAGGGAATTCGGAGTTTAATAGTCGCATTGGTGTTTACACTGGCATACGGTACGTTGGGATTTTATTTACTCGATCGCCACTATTCGGTGAACTTTGATCTGGGGTCAGCCCTTCTGCAAACACTGGCGATGTTTTTCACCGATGATAATGCCGGGTTGCAGCCGACAAATCGATTTGGTAAGTTTTTTGCCGATTCGATTTACATTATTGGTGCAGTTACATTGAGCTATGGAGTATGGATGCTGCTGCGTCCTGTACTGCTGCGATCAGATGCAACAAAGCGCGATCGCCAACGTGCCCAAAGCATTGTCGAACGCTATGGACAGTCCTCCCTGGCACGGTTCACGCTGTTGGATGATAAAGAATATTATTTCAGTCCTTCAGGACAAAGCGTAATTGCCTATGCCGCCAAAGGTCGGGGCGCTCTTGCCCTGGGGGATCCGATCGGCCCCCATGAGGATCGGCAGGAGGCGATTGCCGGATTTCAGCAGTTTTGTGCTCGCAATGACTGGTATCCAGCGTTTTATCAAACCTTGCCTGATGACTTGGATCTGTACAAAGCTCTAGGGCTGCAAGTGCTGCAAATTGGTGAAGAGGCCATTGTTGATCTGCATACGTTTACCCTGGAGGGGAAGGCAGGGAAAAATCTGCGAACTTCGATCCGCAAAATGGTGAAAGCAGGCCACAAGGTTGAGTTTTATCCCCCCCCTATTACCGACAGCCTGTTGAAGGAATTGCGCTGGGTTAGTGATGAATGGCTCCAGATGATGCAAGGATCTGAGAAAAAGTTTTCCCTCGGCTGGTTTAATGAGGCCTATCTGCGGGATTGTGAGATTGCTGTGGTACGAAATGCCCATGGGCAAGCGACGGCTTTTGCCAATGTTATCACTGAGTATCGTCTCAATGAAGCAACAATTGATCTAATGCGCCGTCGGCAAAACGTAGAAAATGGCACCATGGATTTTCTGTTTGTTTCCTTATTTCAGCACTTCAAGGAACAAGGCTATTACAGGTTTAACCTTGGACTGTCGGCACTGTCTGGAATCGGTATGTCCAAGCAATCGCCCCGATTAGAAAGAGCAGTGCGCTATCTCTACAGGCATCTTAACCAATTCTATAACTTTCAGGGGTTACACATCTATAAAGAAAAGTTTCACCCCCGTTGGGAGCCCCGCTATTTGATTTATCCAGGCTGGTTTGCCCTACCCGATGTGGTGGTTGCCCTGGTTAGAGCAGATTCAGGTGATCGCCTTGTGGATTACTTAAAACCCACTGGTAACTAAAAACCCTGCTGAAACGATTATTCCGCTTTTTTCCTTCCTTGATCAGCGGGATCTTGCTAATCACGTCCATCTGGGTGATTTCAGGACTTACGCAAGAGTCATAGGAATATCGGGATGCTGAAGTTGGTGAATCAAGTAATTGGAGAGCAATCCGTCGAGTGGCATACCAACTATCCATTAGGACAGTCCGAAAGGGCAGACCCTTGATATGAACCACACTATCGAGCATTGTCGAGACATGGTCGAGCTTGGTTTGTCCATCCCCTTCCGGGTCATAGAGTCGATAGTCTATCACCCAAAACTGGCTCGTCGCAGGATTAATACCAAATCCCTGAGTTAAGACTACAGATAAAATGGAAGAATGACAATCGTGGGATAAAAAGATGGCCGGTGTCTACAAATTAGAGATTAAGGAAAGTTCAACAGAACTCAAAAACCTACTGCGAGACCCAAAAACAGCCTCGGATAAAGAACGAGTGCAATTGCTGTATCTGCTCAAAAGCCAGCAAGCAACCCCCCTTCAACAAGCCGCCGAGTTATTGGGTCGCCATCGAGTGACTATCCAAACCTGGGCTCGGATGTATCGTCAGGGCGGGCTAGAGCAACTCCTCACTCACAAACCAGCGAGCGGGGCACCCTCAACATTACCCCCATGGGCAGAAGAGAAGTTGAAACAGCGTTTAGAACAACCAAAGGGCTTTGAGAGTTATGAGGAGATACGCCAGTGGTTGGCGAGCAACTTGGGGATTGAAGCTGCTTACAAAACCGTCCACAAATGGGTTTATTACCGACTCAAAGCATCACCGAAAGTAGTGCGACCCCGGAGTGAGCAACAAGACCAAGCTCAGTTAGAAACCTATAAAAAAAACTGGCAGAGAACCTGGCGATGCTAGGGGGGTTTGCTCTGAACGTCTTGGGTTGGAGTGGCTCAGTGAGATTGTTCTGTCAAGACGAAAGCCGCTTTGGCTTGAAAACCATAACAGGACGAAGAATTACAGCCCGGGGAGTCAAACCGGTAGGGAAAGTACGGTGGCAGTTCAAGGCAATGTATTGGTATGGGGTCGTCGAACCAGCAACGGGAGAGTATTTTTTCTGGGAATGTAGTCACTGCAATAGCGACTGTTTTCAAATCTTTCTCAATCTGGTGGCACAGCAGTATAGCGACAGTATTTTGATAATCCAGGTAGACCAAGCGGGTTGGCACAAGGCCAAGCGATTGCAGGTGCCAGAGAATATCATCCTGATGTTTCAACCGGCTCATTGCCCGGAAAGTAATCCGATAGAGCAAGTGTGGCAATACCTGAAAAAAAGATTGCGCTGGAAGAGTCCTAATACCTTAGATGAGCTGAGGGAGTTATTGCGGGAACAATTACTGGTTTTAACGAAGGAGACGATAGCCTCAATCACAGGAAGGGCATCGATACTAGAGGCACTATCTGTAGCCAGACTTTGAAGATTTGGTATAACGTGCACACAGCTCACCAGACCAATTCCCCTAATCACACGATGCTCATTACCACTGTACTGTCGTCGGGTTAGCTCAATCGAATGGGAAAATCGCTTGTCCAGTACGGTGTCATCAAAGATAAGGTAAGCTCTAGCATCAGACACGACAGAGGACTTGACATTGTCCAACAGCAAACGCGGAGTTAGTTTCTCGCCCCGTAGATAACGATTGATAGTGTCGTGACAACCCCAGCCAAATGCTCTGACAAGTTCGTCAGAGTGTAATTTATAGGACTGCTCAATAGGTATTGGCAATAGTCTATTTTTGTCAATCTCATCCCTTCACCATATACCAACTTTGCGTAAGTCCTGTTAGTGAAGATTTTTGGGAGGGCCTGAAGGGAGAATTGCCCTGCGTCCAGGCCACCACTGAATGGGTCAACCAACTCCAGAATGCGGCCCTCAATAGCTCCAAACTCCTGCGGGAACTCGATGAGCGCATCGCCGAGGCCAACAACCGCATTGATGAAGCCAAGGCCAGAAACCTAGACTCCATTGCCCTTTCCACCTTCTCCTCCTTCCTACAAAGCTTCCTCTATTCCACCCTGGGGCCAGTGAACAACGGCGTTGAAGGCCCGGTCGCTAATCCCTTCCGCATCATCTTTGGTGACTTGGGAGCAGCCCTGTTGGGGAAAGGCCTGGGGGCCTTATTCAACTGGTCGAGCCTGAATGCCAACGATGCCCAACTGAGTCGTTCCATTGCCATCAGTGACCTCCAGGTAAAGGTAGCAGAACTGCAACGCAATAAAGCAGAGATTGCCGACAAGCTACGGGAGAGAGTTACCCTAGAGGCCCTGAAGTTGGAGGAAATCGCCCGAGACTTCCAGATAGAGAAGGAGATTGCCAAGCGGGAGAAGCAACGGTTGGAGATTAGTCGAGTTTCCTACCAG contains:
- a CDS encoding Na/Pi symporter, whose product is MTATSPSSSSAISPWAWGLVLGLVYALLLAIALLGAGLALLTDQRLEALFTFANQPWAGLLVGLLATALLQSSSTVTTIIVGLVAGGLPISLAIPMVMGSNVGTTVTNTLVSLAQGGDQEDFERAFGAATVHDFFNLWSLLLFFPLELTTHGLEHLALAGSHWLQGMSLPGLTGFNPIQASTQPLVHLAMTVIHPLPSVWGGLALLVGGMLLIFLSIGGLGRLLKQLLLGPAQGLLKRVLGQSGILALGAGLLITVLVQSSSTTTSLIVPLAGLGLLSLEEVYPFTLGANVGTCLTALLAALAVTQNPEAALAIALVHLLFNIGGVLVFYGLPGLRKLPLVCARRLAHFAAHRRYWALIYLLAVFFLLPGCGLLLSLPRS
- a CDS encoding thioredoxin family protein, which encodes MALTPSTMLPLGTQAPDFTLPDVVSGQTISLATFAEAKGLLVMFICRHCPFVKHIQAELAQLGQDYLPQGLGMVAISANDAEKYPDDAPASLKAMAESLSFTFPLCFDESQAVALAYQAACTPDFFLFDGQRRLVYRGQLDDSRPSNGLPVTGQDLRQAIQALLAGQPINPDQKPSIGCNIKWKAGQEPALA
- a CDS encoding alpha/beta hydrolase-fold protein produces the protein MRKDMMKVKQILWIGTTLIGVLMALIYWYVFVAGAPQLDAPTIVQSKNFSFQVETFNSTAMGAPRRYGVILPPNYEKQPQQSYPVIFLLHGGHDDERAFYDKYGLTSVLDQLYRKGQLSPAILISPDGNDNRGSSPIWDPQYFDGPNGNVGTLIGVELPQVIKSRYRTLNDPKYWAIGGVSSGGWGAYNIGLRHLNTFHIFFSHTGYFTDSSGTKNSPNQFIRQIPRTQLQIIRAYLDGGQSDTDLLASTQQFHQTLNHLGVANEFHAFPGGHGLTGADYGWNYFHKHLVDSLSYVGRQFKQAGVR
- a CDS encoding phosphatidylglycerol lysyltransferase domain-containing protein; this translates as MRSVRSALQSPHPRFWLWSVTLLTAGMGLVNLVSAVTPSLHDRVRWLEDFFPFPVRAGAHIFAAVIGFLLLILSANLLRRKRTAWLLTIALLTLSIISHLIKGWDYEESILAGVLLVQLVLMRQQFTAQSDRPSVAQGIRSLIVALVFTLAYGTLGFYLLDRHYSVNFDLGSALLQTLAMFFTDDNAGLQPTNRFGKFFADSIYIIGAVTLSYGVWMLLRPVLLRSDATKRDRQRAQSIVERYGQSSLARFTLLDDKEYYFSPSGQSVIAYAAKGRGALALGDPIGPHEDRQEAIAGFQQFCARNDWYPAFYQTLPDDLDLYKALGLQVLQIGEEAIVDLHTFTLEGKAGKNLRTSIRKMVKAGHKVEFYPPPITDSLLKELRWVSDEWLQMMQGSEKKFSLGWFNEAYLRDCEIAVVRNAHGQATAFANVITEYRLNEATIDLMRRRQNVENGTMDFLFVSLFQHFKEQGYYRFNLGLSALSGIGMSKQSPRLERAVRYLYRHLNQFYNFQGLHIYKEKFHPRWEPRYLIYPGWFALPDVVVALVRADSGDRLVDYLKPTGN
- a CDS encoding helix-turn-helix domain-containing protein, whose protein sequence is MAGVYKLEIKESSTELKNLLRDPKTASDKERVQLLYLLKSQQATPLQQAAELLGRHRVTIQTWARMYRQGGLEQLLTHKPASGAPSTLPPWAEEKLKQRLEQPKGFESYEEIRQWLASNLGIEAAYKTVHKWVYYRLKASPKVVRPRSEQQDQAQLETYKKNWQRTWRC
- a CDS encoding IS630 family transposase → MRLFCQDESRFGLKTITGRRITARGVKPVGKVRWQFKAMYWYGVVEPATGEYFFWECSHCNSDCFQIFLNLVAQQYSDSILIIQVDQAGWHKAKRLQVPENIILMFQPAHCPESNPIEQVWQYLKKRLRWKSPNTLDELRELLREQLLVLTKETIASITGRASILEALSVARL